One segment of Buteo buteo chromosome 6, bButBut1.hap1.1, whole genome shotgun sequence DNA contains the following:
- the MLH3 gene encoding DNA mismatch repair protein Mlh3 isoform X1, which yields MIKCLVEDVRARLRSGVTINSLGQCVEELVLNSIDAKATCVAVRVDLEAFKIQVVDNGSGMGREDLNAMGKRYFTSKCSSVGDLENLMFYGFRGEAVASIANMASIVEVSSKTSRTAKTFVKLFHSGQALEVCEAEVSRPSGGTTVTVCNLFHQLPVRRKCMDPVLEFERVRQKVEAISLMHPSVSLSLRNDSSCSMVLQLPKTRDVYSRFCQIYGLGRSQKLREINHKSGGFGLSGYISIEGHYNKNMQFLYVNRRLVLKTRLHKLIDFLLRKESVICKAKSGPASRQASSSPGRHRCGPELYGIFILNVTCAFSDYDVCLEPAKTLIEFQNWDVLLTCIEEGVKIFLKREHLFIEPCSEDIREFNEDNDFRLYNAPVLKPSLSDEKSIQDSFKKACDEIVDSYEMCNVQSKDVKRKSMTAKKSSNLTESNKNLEETEITPHQKIAEPSDPCRNNRVEIPLPSKDDTASDFIISEISEQQPKDTNSSQKAPDTHLKPSEDLCSSFSGVARSETRKIDRCNLQHCAENYIKDMGSQQGKVVQKSNTVHILNNDVIQSLSEREDPTETAMGPETVTGSSLMGLCNARRGDRETAEVIDDAGRGAVISMPLKLCSTGLITRVMQNEPPYECEQTETNLGLNMQCRAGPVNDKDIFGHRINFPIQSLNAKDISSNTNKEYTPPYTREVCMVDGDEWLENKTLSDQVSEEIVMPIATSKRHYETTNVTELPLATSSGIPHHEVIKSTRRQIAVPRSQPSKKLSLYTQLGSLEKFRRYYGSVKCTIPTPLSERREFGLPVFNSQANCDFSKHKNDNHGSLSTCETLTLEGADSNNCSQVFGSLEETSLCSGETSQDKQALCKSPLALSDYSQVSKINISCKRSPGSLSSKLSRMKSDHKEVEQLGEQFQTDSSRKDDYSFDLESSNNDFLYSACQTYKSSMGKMKECNYSISKGGAWCQSDGTRAESMKSTVSPSPLSSIEGEYTVSSSSVLSLPAKKDCSNITCRDKSTLDESSEQNLKDTEVPRMTFLSNLEFSADNTSTGNPRNDLWCSDWLQDFDVSSGKTIYINKATGLSMYHTPPTEGFQAACIQDITTMAVNVVSENDAEGESLQSLLSEWDNPVFIPCPEIAVDVTSSQADNLAVKIHNILYPYRFTKDMVHSMQVLQQVDNKFIACLINTRNEMDKKADGNLLILVDQHAAHERIRLEQLIADSYEKEAAACGKKKLLSSSISPPLEIEVTEEQRRFLRCCYKNLEDLGLELSFPETNSSLILVRKVPLCFIEREANELRRKRQPVTKSIVEELIQEQVELVQTTGGGARGTLPLTFLKVLASQACHGAIKFNEHLTVEESCRLIEALSSCQLPFQCAHGRPSMMPLADIDHLQQEKQPKPNLARLRKMARAWHLFGKKKTLIKKS from the exons ATGATCAAATGTTTGGTGGAAGATGTGCGAGCCAGGCTGCGTTCTGGAGTGACTATCAACTCACTGGGGCAGTGCGTTGAGGAGCTTGTCCTCAATAGCATCGATGCCAAAGCAACATGTGTAGCTGTCAGGGTGGATTTGGAAGCTTTTAAGATCCAGGTGGTGGACAACGGCTCCGGAATGGGGAGAGAGGACTTAAATGCAATGGGAAAGCGGtacttcaccagcaagtgcagCTCAGTGGGAGACTTGGAGAACCTGATGTTCTATGGCTTTAGAGGGGAGGCTGTAGCAAGCATAGCCAACATGGCCAGCATAGTGGAAGTTTCATCTAAGACCAGCAGGACAGCAAAAACATTTGTGAAACTATTTCACAGTGGGCAAGCACTGGAAGTCTGTGAAGCTGAAGTGAGCAGACCAAGTGGTGGAACTACAGTCACTGTGTGTAATCTGTTCCATCAGTTACCAGTGAGGAGAAAGTGTATGGATCCTGTGTTGGAATTTGAGAGAGTGAGACAGAAAGTAGAGGCTATTTCGCTGATGCATCCTTCTGTTTCACTTTCTTTAAGGAACGACTCTTCTTGTTCTATGGTGCTTCAGCTCCCTAAAACAAGAGATGTATACTCTCGGTTTTGTCAAATTTATGGACTGGGCAGATCACAAAAGTTACGAGAAATAAATCATAAGTCTGGGGGATTTGGGCTAAGTGGTTATATCAGTATTGAAGGACATTACAACAAGAATATGCAGTTCTTGTATGTGAATAGAAGGCTTGTTTTAAAGACAAGACTACATAAACTAATtgattttttattaagaaaagaaagtgtcATTTGCAAGGCAAAAAGTGGCCCTGCGAGCAGACAGGCTAGTTCAAGTCCTGGTCGCCATCGTTGTGGCCCAGAGTTGTATGGGATCTTTATTCTCAATGTGACCTGTGCGTTCAGTGACTATGATGTGTGTCTGGAACCTGCAAAGACTTTAATTGAGTTCCAGAACTGGGATGTTCTTCTAACATGCATAGAGGAaggagtgaaaatatttttgaaacgAGAACATTTATTTATTGAACCGTGTAGTGAGGACATCAGAGAATTTAATGAAGATAATGACTTTCGTTTGTATAACGCTCCAGTTCTGAAGCCCTCACTCTCTGACGAGAAAAGCATCCAAGACAGTTTTAAGAAAGCATGTGATGAAATTGTGGATTCCTATGAAATGTGTAACGTGCAATCAAAAGATGTCAAAAGGAAATCCATGACTGCAAAAAAATCTTCGAATCTTACCGAGTCAAATAAAAATCTAGAGGAAACTGAAATCACCCCACATCAGAAGATTGCTGAACCATCTGATCCATGTAGAAACAACAGAGTGGAGATTCCACTGCCCAGCAAAGATGACACAGCTTCTGATTTCATTATATCAGAGATCTCAGAGCAGCAGCCAAAAGACACCAACAGTTCCCAAAAAGCACCTGATACTCATCTGAAACCTTCAGAAGATCTTTGTTCCTCTTTTAGTGGAGTGGCCAgatcagaaacaagaaaaatagaCAGATGTAACCTGCAGCATTGTGCAGAGAATTACATAAAAGATATGGGAAGCCAGCAAGGCAAAGTAGTGCAGAAAAGCAACACAGTCCATATCTTAAATAATGATGTTATTCAATCGCTGTCTGAGAGAGAAGACCCTACCGAAACAGCAATGGGACCTGAAACTGTCACTGGAAGTTCATTGATGGGACTATGTAATGCAAGAAGAGGAGACAGGGAAACAGCTGAAGTGATAGACGATGCTGGAAGAGGGGCTGTTATTTCAATGCCGTTAAAATTGTGCTCTACAGGCCTTATAACACGTGTTATGCAAAATGAGCCCCCATATGAATGtgaacaaacagaaacaaatcttGGATTAAACATGCAGTGTAGAGCTGGCCCTGTCAATGACAAGGATATTTTTGgccacagaattaattttccgATTCAGTCTTTAAATGCTAAGGATATTTCCAGTAATACAAATAAAGAATACACACCTCCTTACACCAGAGAAGTATGCATGGTTGATGGTGATGAGTGGTTAGAGAACAAAACTTTGTCAGATCAAGTGAGTGAGGAGATAGTTATGCCTATTGCCACCAGTAAAAGACATTATGAGACAACGAATGTTACAGAATTGCCGCTGGCAACTTCTTCAGGTATTCCTCACCATGAAGTTATAAAAAGCACTAGAAGACAAATAGCTGTGCCAAGATCTCAGCCTTCTAAGAAGCTGAGCTTGTACACACAGCTAGGTTCGTTAGAAAAGTTCAGGAGATACTATGGGAGCGTCAAGTGCACAATACCAACACCGTTGTCAGAGAGGAGAGAATTTGGTCTCCCGGTTTTTAATTCACAAGCTAATTGTGACTTTTCAAAGCATAAGAATGACAATCATGGTAGCTTGAGCACTTGTGAAACTCTGACTTTGGAAGGTGCAGATTCTAATAATTGTAGCCAAGTTTTTGGTTCTTTGGAAGAGACTTCACTCTGCAGTGGAGAAACTTCACAGGACAAACAAGCGCTTTGTAAGAGTCCTTTGGCGTTGTCTGATTACTCTCAGgttagtaaaataaatataagttGTAAAAGATCTCCAGGATCATTATCATCCAAACTGTCCAGAATGAAAAGTGACCACAAAGAAGTAGAGCAACTTGGTGAACAATTCCAAACAGATTCAAGTAGAAAAGATGACTACTCTTTTGATCTCGAATCttcaaataatgattttttgtACAGTGCTTGTCAAACATATAAATCCTCAATGGGAAAAATGAAGGAATGTAATTACAGCATTTCTAAGGGGGGTGCATGGTGTCAATCAGATGGTACGAGAGCAGAGTCCATGAAAAGTACTGTCAGCCCATCACCACTCAGCAGCATTGAAGGGGAGTACACAGTCTCTTCAAGCAGTGTTTTATCATTACCTGCTAAAAAGGATTGTTCTAACATCACCTGTAGAGATAAAAGTACATTAGATGAATCCTCAGAACAAAATCTGAAAGATACTGAGGTTCCCCGTATGACCTTCCTAAGTAACTTGGAATTCTCTGCAGACAACACAAGCACAGGCAATCCCAGGAATGATTTGTGGTGTTCTGACTGGCTGCAAGATTTTGATGTTTCATCGGGTAAGACAATATACATCAATAAAGCAACTGGACTGAGCATGTACCACACTCCTCCTACTGAAGGATTTCAAGCTGCCTGCATTCAAGATATAACAACAATGGCCGTGAATGTTGTCTCAGAGAATG ATGCTGAAGGGGAGTCTCTCCAGTCATTGCTTTCAGAATGGGATAATCCTGTTTTTATTCCCTGCCCAGAG ATTGCTGTTGATGTGACCAGCAGTCAGGCTGACAATCTGGCTGTGAAAATTCACAATATCTTGTATCCTTATCGTTTCACCAAAGACATGGTTCATTCAATGCAG GTTCTTCAGCAAGTGGACAATAAATTTATCGCTTGTTTAATCAACACTAGGAATGAAATGGATAAAAAGGCAG ATGGAAACCTCTTGATTTTGGTGGACCAACATGCAGCTCATGAACGGATCCGCTTGGAGCAGCTTATTGCAG ATTCCTATGagaaggaagctgcagcatgTGGCAAGAAGAAATTACTGTCCTCCTCCATCTCTCCCCCTTTGGAGATTGAAGTTACAGAAGAACAAAGAAGATTTCTACG atgcTGCTACAAAAATTTGGAGGACTTGGGTCTTGAATTATCATTTCCTGAGACCAACAGCTCCTTGATTCTAGTGAGGAAAGTGCCACTGTGTTTTATAGAAAGAGAAGCCAATGAATTACGACGGAAAAGACAACCTGTCACCAAAAGCATTGTGGAG gagCTTATTCAAGAACAAGTTGAG CTAGTGCAGACCACAGGAGGAGGAGCACGAGGGACACTGCCTCTGACGTTTCTGAAGGTGTTAGCTTCCCAGGCCTGTCATG GAGCTATTAAGTTTAATGAGCATTTGACCGTGGAGGAGAGCTGCAGGCTTATTGAAGCTTTGTCATCTTGCCAGCTGCCCTTCCAGTGTGCTCATGGAAGACCGTCCATGATGCCTCTTGCAGACATAGACCATctacagcaggaaaagcag ccTAAACCTAATTTGGCTAGACTGCGGAAGATGGCACGAGCGTGGCacctatttggaaaaaaaaagaccctaaTCAAAAAAAGTTAA
- the MLH3 gene encoding DNA mismatch repair protein Mlh3 isoform X2, with amino-acid sequence MIKCLVEDVRARLRSGVTINSLGQCVEELVLNSIDAKATCVAVRVDLEAFKIQVVDNGSGMGREDLNAMGKRYFTSKCSSVGDLENLMFYGFRGEAVASIANMASIVEVSSKTSRTAKTFVKLFHSGQALEVCEAEVSRPSGGTTVTVCNLFHQLPVRRKCMDPVLEFERVRQKVEAISLMHPSVSLSLRNDSSCSMVLQLPKTRDVYSRFCQIYGLGRSQKLREINHKSGGFGLSGYISIEGHYNKNMQFLYVNRRLVLKTRLHKLIDFLLRKESVICKAKSGPASRQASSSPGRHRCGPELYGIFILNVTCAFSDYDVCLEPAKTLIEFQNWDVLLTCIEEGVKIFLKREHLFIEPCSEDIREFNEDNDFRLYNAPVLKPSLSDEKSIQDSFKKACDEIVDSYEMCNVQSKDVKRKSMTAKKSSNLTESNKNLEETEITPHQKIAEPSDPCRNNRVEIPLPSKDDTASDFIISEISEQQPKDTNSSQKAPDTHLKPSEDLCSSFSGVARSETRKIDRCNLQHCAENYIKDMGSQQGKVVQKSNTVHILNNDVIQSLSEREDPTETAMGPETVTGSSLMGLCNARRGDRETAEVIDDAGRGAVISMPLKLCSTGLITRVMQNEPPYECEQTETNLGLNMQCRAGPVNDKDIFGHRINFPIQSLNAKDISSNTNKEYTPPYTREVCMVDGDEWLENKTLSDQVSEEIVMPIATSKRHYETTNVTELPLATSSGIPHHEVIKSTRRQIAVPRSQPSKKLSLYTQLGSLEKFRRYYGSVKCTIPTPLSERREFGLPVFNSQANCDFSKHKNDNHGSLSTCETLTLEGADSNNCSQVFGSLEETSLCSGETSQDKQALCKSPLALSDYSQVSKINISCKRSPGSLSSKLSRMKSDHKEVEQLGEQFQTDSSRKDDYSFDLESSNNDFLYSACQTYKSSMGKMKECNYSISKGGAWCQSDGTRAESMKSTVSPSPLSSIEGEYTVSSSSVLSLPAKKDCSNITCRDKSTLDESSEQNLKDTEVPRMTFLSNLEFSADNTSTGNPRNDLWCSDWLQDFDVSSGKTIYINKATGLSMYHTPPTEGFQAACIQDITTMAVNVVSENDAEGESLQSLLSEWDNPVFIPCPEIAVDVTSSQADNLAVKIHNILYPYRFTKDMVHSMQVLQQVDNKFIACLINTRNEMDKKADGNLLILVDQHAAHERIRLEQLIADSYEKEAAACGKKKLLSSSISPPLEIEVTEEQRRFLRCCYKNLEDLGLELSFPETNSSLILVRKVPLCFIEREANELRRKRQPVTKSIVEELIQEQVEELLSLMSI; translated from the exons ATGATCAAATGTTTGGTGGAAGATGTGCGAGCCAGGCTGCGTTCTGGAGTGACTATCAACTCACTGGGGCAGTGCGTTGAGGAGCTTGTCCTCAATAGCATCGATGCCAAAGCAACATGTGTAGCTGTCAGGGTGGATTTGGAAGCTTTTAAGATCCAGGTGGTGGACAACGGCTCCGGAATGGGGAGAGAGGACTTAAATGCAATGGGAAAGCGGtacttcaccagcaagtgcagCTCAGTGGGAGACTTGGAGAACCTGATGTTCTATGGCTTTAGAGGGGAGGCTGTAGCAAGCATAGCCAACATGGCCAGCATAGTGGAAGTTTCATCTAAGACCAGCAGGACAGCAAAAACATTTGTGAAACTATTTCACAGTGGGCAAGCACTGGAAGTCTGTGAAGCTGAAGTGAGCAGACCAAGTGGTGGAACTACAGTCACTGTGTGTAATCTGTTCCATCAGTTACCAGTGAGGAGAAAGTGTATGGATCCTGTGTTGGAATTTGAGAGAGTGAGACAGAAAGTAGAGGCTATTTCGCTGATGCATCCTTCTGTTTCACTTTCTTTAAGGAACGACTCTTCTTGTTCTATGGTGCTTCAGCTCCCTAAAACAAGAGATGTATACTCTCGGTTTTGTCAAATTTATGGACTGGGCAGATCACAAAAGTTACGAGAAATAAATCATAAGTCTGGGGGATTTGGGCTAAGTGGTTATATCAGTATTGAAGGACATTACAACAAGAATATGCAGTTCTTGTATGTGAATAGAAGGCTTGTTTTAAAGACAAGACTACATAAACTAATtgattttttattaagaaaagaaagtgtcATTTGCAAGGCAAAAAGTGGCCCTGCGAGCAGACAGGCTAGTTCAAGTCCTGGTCGCCATCGTTGTGGCCCAGAGTTGTATGGGATCTTTATTCTCAATGTGACCTGTGCGTTCAGTGACTATGATGTGTGTCTGGAACCTGCAAAGACTTTAATTGAGTTCCAGAACTGGGATGTTCTTCTAACATGCATAGAGGAaggagtgaaaatatttttgaaacgAGAACATTTATTTATTGAACCGTGTAGTGAGGACATCAGAGAATTTAATGAAGATAATGACTTTCGTTTGTATAACGCTCCAGTTCTGAAGCCCTCACTCTCTGACGAGAAAAGCATCCAAGACAGTTTTAAGAAAGCATGTGATGAAATTGTGGATTCCTATGAAATGTGTAACGTGCAATCAAAAGATGTCAAAAGGAAATCCATGACTGCAAAAAAATCTTCGAATCTTACCGAGTCAAATAAAAATCTAGAGGAAACTGAAATCACCCCACATCAGAAGATTGCTGAACCATCTGATCCATGTAGAAACAACAGAGTGGAGATTCCACTGCCCAGCAAAGATGACACAGCTTCTGATTTCATTATATCAGAGATCTCAGAGCAGCAGCCAAAAGACACCAACAGTTCCCAAAAAGCACCTGATACTCATCTGAAACCTTCAGAAGATCTTTGTTCCTCTTTTAGTGGAGTGGCCAgatcagaaacaagaaaaatagaCAGATGTAACCTGCAGCATTGTGCAGAGAATTACATAAAAGATATGGGAAGCCAGCAAGGCAAAGTAGTGCAGAAAAGCAACACAGTCCATATCTTAAATAATGATGTTATTCAATCGCTGTCTGAGAGAGAAGACCCTACCGAAACAGCAATGGGACCTGAAACTGTCACTGGAAGTTCATTGATGGGACTATGTAATGCAAGAAGAGGAGACAGGGAAACAGCTGAAGTGATAGACGATGCTGGAAGAGGGGCTGTTATTTCAATGCCGTTAAAATTGTGCTCTACAGGCCTTATAACACGTGTTATGCAAAATGAGCCCCCATATGAATGtgaacaaacagaaacaaatcttGGATTAAACATGCAGTGTAGAGCTGGCCCTGTCAATGACAAGGATATTTTTGgccacagaattaattttccgATTCAGTCTTTAAATGCTAAGGATATTTCCAGTAATACAAATAAAGAATACACACCTCCTTACACCAGAGAAGTATGCATGGTTGATGGTGATGAGTGGTTAGAGAACAAAACTTTGTCAGATCAAGTGAGTGAGGAGATAGTTATGCCTATTGCCACCAGTAAAAGACATTATGAGACAACGAATGTTACAGAATTGCCGCTGGCAACTTCTTCAGGTATTCCTCACCATGAAGTTATAAAAAGCACTAGAAGACAAATAGCTGTGCCAAGATCTCAGCCTTCTAAGAAGCTGAGCTTGTACACACAGCTAGGTTCGTTAGAAAAGTTCAGGAGATACTATGGGAGCGTCAAGTGCACAATACCAACACCGTTGTCAGAGAGGAGAGAATTTGGTCTCCCGGTTTTTAATTCACAAGCTAATTGTGACTTTTCAAAGCATAAGAATGACAATCATGGTAGCTTGAGCACTTGTGAAACTCTGACTTTGGAAGGTGCAGATTCTAATAATTGTAGCCAAGTTTTTGGTTCTTTGGAAGAGACTTCACTCTGCAGTGGAGAAACTTCACAGGACAAACAAGCGCTTTGTAAGAGTCCTTTGGCGTTGTCTGATTACTCTCAGgttagtaaaataaatataagttGTAAAAGATCTCCAGGATCATTATCATCCAAACTGTCCAGAATGAAAAGTGACCACAAAGAAGTAGAGCAACTTGGTGAACAATTCCAAACAGATTCAAGTAGAAAAGATGACTACTCTTTTGATCTCGAATCttcaaataatgattttttgtACAGTGCTTGTCAAACATATAAATCCTCAATGGGAAAAATGAAGGAATGTAATTACAGCATTTCTAAGGGGGGTGCATGGTGTCAATCAGATGGTACGAGAGCAGAGTCCATGAAAAGTACTGTCAGCCCATCACCACTCAGCAGCATTGAAGGGGAGTACACAGTCTCTTCAAGCAGTGTTTTATCATTACCTGCTAAAAAGGATTGTTCTAACATCACCTGTAGAGATAAAAGTACATTAGATGAATCCTCAGAACAAAATCTGAAAGATACTGAGGTTCCCCGTATGACCTTCCTAAGTAACTTGGAATTCTCTGCAGACAACACAAGCACAGGCAATCCCAGGAATGATTTGTGGTGTTCTGACTGGCTGCAAGATTTTGATGTTTCATCGGGTAAGACAATATACATCAATAAAGCAACTGGACTGAGCATGTACCACACTCCTCCTACTGAAGGATTTCAAGCTGCCTGCATTCAAGATATAACAACAATGGCCGTGAATGTTGTCTCAGAGAATG ATGCTGAAGGGGAGTCTCTCCAGTCATTGCTTTCAGAATGGGATAATCCTGTTTTTATTCCCTGCCCAGAG ATTGCTGTTGATGTGACCAGCAGTCAGGCTGACAATCTGGCTGTGAAAATTCACAATATCTTGTATCCTTATCGTTTCACCAAAGACATGGTTCATTCAATGCAG GTTCTTCAGCAAGTGGACAATAAATTTATCGCTTGTTTAATCAACACTAGGAATGAAATGGATAAAAAGGCAG ATGGAAACCTCTTGATTTTGGTGGACCAACATGCAGCTCATGAACGGATCCGCTTGGAGCAGCTTATTGCAG ATTCCTATGagaaggaagctgcagcatgTGGCAAGAAGAAATTACTGTCCTCCTCCATCTCTCCCCCTTTGGAGATTGAAGTTACAGAAGAACAAAGAAGATTTCTACG atgcTGCTACAAAAATTTGGAGGACTTGGGTCTTGAATTATCATTTCCTGAGACCAACAGCTCCTTGATTCTAGTGAGGAAAGTGCCACTGTGTTTTATAGAAAGAGAAGCCAATGAATTACGACGGAAAAGACAACCTGTCACCAAAAGCATTGTGGAG gagCTTATTCAAGAACAAGTTGAG GAGCTATTAAGTTTAATGAGCATTTGA